In Pseudomonas sp. MM213, a genomic segment contains:
- a CDS encoding AMP-binding protein, whose protein sequence is MSAAFRLPLDVFYEREARHPRQRFLVQPTGGGQVETLTWEDVGHQARCAAHWLRARELPQGSHIALISKNCAHWIIADLAIWMAGHVSVPLYPNLTAESVAQVLEHSEAALVFIGKLDDWPGMSRGVNPDLPTISLPLHPPGTFDFSWADLQACSPIQDDPKPAADQLATIIYTSGTTGMPKGVMHSFGNLGFATTRGTQLFGLNESDRLLSYLPLCHVAERMFVELASIYTGQTVFFAESLDTFLTDLQRARPTALFGVPRIWTKFQMGVYGKIPAKRLDFLLGLPFIGKRVGHKVLAGLGLDALRVALSGAAPVPQTLLLWYRKLGLDVLEVYGMTESCGYSHIGRPGDNKPGWIGKPCPDVEVRIAESGEVLVRSGATMLGYFKESEKTADTITEDGFLRTGDKGEQDAEGNLRLTGRLKEIFKTSKGKYVAPAPIENRLAVHSRIEQVCVVGDGLSAPLGLCVLSAVGQQDAGGTARAGLHSSLEKLLEEVNGALDKHERLRRLVVVKDSWAVENGFLTPTLKIKRNVIEAAYGPRFEEWSEHSEAVLWQD, encoded by the coding sequence ATGTCTGCTGCTTTTCGTTTGCCGCTGGACGTCTTCTACGAGCGCGAAGCCCGTCATCCCCGCCAGCGCTTTCTGGTCCAGCCCACGGGTGGTGGCCAGGTCGAGACCCTGACCTGGGAAGACGTCGGCCATCAGGCCCGCTGCGCTGCACACTGGCTGCGCGCCCGTGAACTTCCGCAAGGCAGCCACATCGCCCTGATCTCGAAAAACTGCGCCCACTGGATCATCGCCGACCTGGCGATCTGGATGGCCGGGCATGTGTCGGTGCCGTTGTACCCGAACCTCACTGCCGAATCCGTCGCACAAGTACTCGAACACTCCGAAGCGGCGCTGGTGTTCATCGGCAAACTCGACGACTGGCCCGGCATGTCCCGCGGGGTCAATCCCGACTTGCCGACCATCAGCCTGCCGTTGCACCCGCCGGGCACCTTCGATTTCAGTTGGGCCGACCTGCAAGCCTGCTCACCGATCCAGGACGACCCCAAGCCTGCCGCTGACCAACTGGCGACCATCATTTACACCTCCGGCACCACCGGCATGCCCAAAGGCGTCATGCACAGCTTCGGTAATCTGGGGTTCGCCACCACCCGTGGCACGCAGTTGTTCGGCCTCAATGAGTCGGATCGATTGCTGTCTTACCTGCCGCTGTGCCACGTCGCCGAACGCATGTTCGTCGAACTGGCGTCTATCTACACCGGGCAAACCGTGTTCTTTGCCGAGAGCCTCGACACCTTCCTGACTGATTTGCAGCGGGCGCGGCCGACTGCGCTGTTCGGCGTGCCACGCATCTGGACCAAATTCCAGATGGGCGTGTACGGCAAGATCCCGGCAAAACGCCTCGACTTCCTGCTCGGGCTGCCCTTCATCGGCAAACGGGTAGGGCACAAAGTGCTCGCCGGGCTGGGGCTGGACGCCTTGCGCGTCGCGTTGTCCGGCGCCGCGCCGGTGCCGCAGACGTTGTTGCTGTGGTACCGCAAACTCGGGCTGGACGTGCTGGAGGTCTACGGCATGACCGAAAGCTGCGGGTATTCCCACATCGGCCGGCCCGGCGACAACAAACCGGGCTGGATCGGCAAGCCTTGCCCCGACGTTGAAGTGCGGATCGCCGAATCGGGCGAGGTCTTGGTGCGCAGTGGCGCAACCATGCTCGGGTATTTCAAGGAATCGGAAAAAACCGCCGACACCATCACCGAGGACGGCTTCCTGCGCACCGGTGACAAGGGCGAACAGGACGCCGAAGGCAACCTGCGCCTGACCGGTCGCCTGAAGGAAATCTTCAAGACCAGCAAAGGCAAATACGTGGCACCGGCGCCGATCGAAAATCGTTTGGCGGTGCATTCACGCATCGAGCAAGTGTGCGTGGTCGGCGATGGGTTGAGCGCGCCGCTGGGGTTGTGCGTGCTCTCGGCAGTCGGGCAGCAGGACGCCGGCGGAACCGCGCGTGCCGGCCTGCATTCCAGCCTGGAAAAACTTCTCGAAGAGGTCAACGGCGCCCTCGACAAACATGAGCGCCTGCGCCGGCTCGTTGTCGTCAAAGACAGCTGGGCCGTGGAAAACGGCTTCCTGACGCCAACCCTGAAGATCAAGCGCAACGTGATCGAAGCGGCTTACGGCCCCCGGTTCGAAGAATGGAGCGAGCATAGCGAAGCGGTGCTGTGGCAGGATTGA
- the sixA gene encoding phosphohistidine phosphatase SixA — protein sequence MKLWVLRHGEAEPYGSRPDSERTLTTHGREEVLRSAARLMGQPVTAIYASPYLRAQETAQLVREALGFEPEIRTVDWLTPETDPDKVAEQLVSVSDVLLVSHNPLVGNLLSYLQHGAGYPPEKVSTAGLAELEHNELLIGSMKLNSLKHP from the coding sequence ATGAAACTCTGGGTATTGCGTCATGGGGAAGCCGAGCCTTACGGCTCGCGTCCGGACTCCGAACGGACATTGACTACCCACGGTCGTGAAGAAGTGCTGCGCAGCGCTGCGCGGTTGATGGGGCAGCCCGTCACCGCGATCTATGCCAGCCCTTACCTGCGAGCGCAGGAAACTGCGCAACTGGTCCGTGAGGCTCTGGGCTTCGAACCGGAGATTCGTACAGTCGACTGGCTGACCCCGGAAACCGACCCGGATAAAGTGGCCGAGCAGTTGGTGTCGGTGAGTGACGTCCTTTTGGTCAGTCACAACCCGCTGGTGGGTAACTTGTTGAGCTACCTGCAACATGGCGCCGGCTATCCACCGGAAAAAGTCAGCACCGCCGGCCTGGCCGAACTTGAGCACAATGAGTTGTTGATCGGATCGATGAAGCTCAACAGCCTCAAGCACCCGTAA
- a CDS encoding DUF4389 domain-containing protein, protein MNDPKTEAQYESILLRVLWMIVFLLVWQVAQFILGAVVLVQLVYRLIYGAPSASLMNFGDSLSQFLAQIGRFGTFHSDQKPWPFADWPTPRTPEGEAPHVVAPAPHPARDEEPKL, encoded by the coding sequence ATGAACGATCCGAAAACAGAAGCCCAATACGAATCCATCCTGCTGCGGGTGTTGTGGATGATCGTCTTCCTGCTGGTCTGGCAGGTGGCGCAGTTCATCCTCGGCGCCGTGGTGCTGGTGCAACTGGTCTATCGTTTGATCTATGGCGCCCCGAGCGCCAGCCTGATGAATTTCGGCGACAGCCTGAGCCAGTTCCTGGCGCAGATCGGTCGTTTCGGCACGTTTCACAGCGACCAGAAACCCTGGCCGTTCGCCGACTGGCCGACGCCGCGTACACCGGAAGGTGAAGCGCCACACGTCGTGGCGCCTGCGCCGCATCCGGCCCGAGATGAGGAACCCAAGCTATGA